From Actinomycetota bacterium, the proteins below share one genomic window:
- a CDS encoding DeoR family transcriptional regulator → EMGGFSVYFYKDIYTEEYLKKLGLNERHIKAVMYVKEKGKISNKEYRELFNISRQTATRDLSKLVQKEILKLVGEGKRDLHYVFYESKKSQ, encoded by the coding sequence GAAATGGGTGGTTTTTCAGTATATTTTTATAAGGATATTTACACAGAGGAATATCTAAAAAAATTAGGATTAAATGAAAGGCATATAAAGGCAGTAATGTATGTGAAAGAAAAGGGTAAGATATCTAATAAAGAGTATAGGGAGTTATTTAATATAAGCCGTCAAACTGCTACTAGAGACCTTTCCAAACTTGTTCAAAAAGAGATACTAAAATTAGTAGGAGAGGGTAAGAGAGATTTACATTATGTGTTTTATGAGTCAAAAAAGAGTCAATAA